The following coding sequences lie in one Desulfobacterales bacterium genomic window:
- a CDS encoding cytochrome c biogenesis protein CcdA — protein sequence MAVKLGYQNVFRDPMGYPEWHSRKFPVESSPAGLSETSLTPQQSKPLHGWAIIWTLLGIFAGGIALNLTPCIYPLIPITVSYFGGQRSESQGKLVIHGACYIGGLATTNSVLGVVAALTGGMFGSSLQHPIVLILVASVLIFFATSLFGLWEIRLPYALSQAASKTYTGYLGSLFMGLTLGVVASACIGPFILGLLTWVATIGNLWIAFSIFFTLSLGLGLPLFFLALFSGQLSKLPRSGEWMLWVKKLLGWILVGMAAYFLQPLLSETARIFLLAAVALAAALHLGWIDRTRAGFRAFEWLRVAAVTVGLVMATILIGSWLLRGPGVSWQPYTESLLLEARQLKKPVILDFYADWCAPCRELDNVTFHDSEIVKQAENNFIMIKVDLTRKGNPVYEDLLRQYNVKGVPTIVFLDRQGNERSGLRLVDFVPSDQFLVHMAEIRN from the coding sequence GTGGCCGTAAAACTGGGTTATCAAAACGTCTTTCGCGATCCCATGGGCTATCCGGAATGGCATTCCCGGAAGTTTCCGGTTGAAAGCTCCCCGGCCGGTCTGTCTGAAACATCGCTGACCCCCCAACAATCCAAACCCTTACACGGCTGGGCCATTATCTGGACGCTACTGGGCATCTTTGCCGGCGGAATCGCACTGAATCTGACACCGTGTATCTATCCGCTGATTCCGATTACGGTTTCTTATTTCGGCGGCCAGCGCTCTGAGAGTCAGGGAAAGCTGGTCATCCATGGCGCCTGCTATATCGGGGGGCTGGCAACAACCAACTCTGTGCTCGGAGTAGTAGCCGCTCTGACCGGCGGCATGTTCGGCAGTTCACTGCAGCATCCCATCGTTCTCATTCTGGTGGCGTCTGTCCTGATCTTTTTTGCCACCAGCCTCTTTGGGCTCTGGGAAATCCGTCTGCCATATGCTTTATCGCAGGCAGCATCAAAGACATATACCGGCTACTTGGGCAGCCTCTTCATGGGGCTGACATTGGGGGTGGTTGCCTCTGCTTGTATCGGACCGTTTATTTTAGGCCTGCTGACATGGGTGGCGACGATTGGAAACCTATGGATCGCTTTTTCAATCTTTTTTACGTTAAGCCTGGGCCTGGGCCTTCCCCTCTTTTTTCTGGCTCTGTTTTCCGGACAGCTGAGCAAACTGCCTCGTTCGGGTGAATGGATGCTATGGGTCAAAAAGCTGCTCGGCTGGATTTTGGTGGGTATGGCGGCTTATTTTCTTCAGCCGTTATTATCTGAAACCGCAAGAATCTTTTTGCTGGCAGCGGTGGCGCTGGCAGCGGCATTGCACCTGGGGTGGATTGACAGGACCCGGGCCGGATTTCGCGCGTTCGAGTGGCTGCGGGTCGCTGCGGTAACAGTGGGGCTGGTGATGGCCACGATTCTAATCGGTTCATGGTTGCTACGCGGCCCCGGCGTGAGTTGGCAGCCCTATACGGAATCATTGCTGCTGGAAGCCCGGCAGTTAAAAAAGCCGGTGATCCTTGATTTTTATGCCGACTGGTGCGCCCCCTGCCGTGAGCTGGACAACGTCACTTTTCATGATTCTGAAATTGTCAAGCAGGCAGAAAACAATTTTATCATGATCAAGGTTGACCTCACACGCAAAGGTAACCCTGTTTATGAAGACCTTTTACGGCAATATAACGTTAAAGGTGTTCCCACGATTGTGTTTTTGGATCGGCAGGGCAATGAACGAAGCGGATTGCGCCTGGTGGATTTTGTGCCATCCGATCAATTTTTGGTGCACATGGCAGAAATTAGAAACTAG
- a CDS encoding rhodanese-like domain-containing protein, whose translation MKDVKKLIISLMAVAITMGVIWNANRTVPPKEATWDDVKSEATQGGYQLITTDELFRQYKEDPESLLLVDTRQEWEYRTGHIKGAVNFPMEPTWLSRWRKKGALEKLLDPDKSRFTIFY comes from the coding sequence ATGAAAGACGTTAAAAAATTAATAATCTCACTGATGGCTGTCGCCATCACGATGGGTGTTATCTGGAACGCAAACCGGACTGTTCCTCCAAAAGAGGCCACCTGGGATGATGTTAAGAGCGAGGCCACTCAAGGTGGCTACCAACTGATAACCACGGATGAATTATTCAGGCAGTATAAGGAGGATCCGGAATCTCTGCTTCTGGTGGACACTCGTCAGGAATGGGAATACCGCACCGGACATATAAAAGGCGCCGTCAATTTCCCGATGGAGCCGACCTGGCTGTCCCGCTGGCGTAAAAAAGGCGCTCTTGAAAAATTGCTCGACCCGGACAAATCTCGTTTCACCATATTTTACTGA
- a CDS encoding metalloregulator ArsR/SmtB family transcription factor: MKNPNRAFKDAIYEQFARIGKSVSSPKRLELLDLLCQSPRTVEALAKESGLTVANASQHLQILRAARLVETEKKGLYVIYRLADQTVCEFFRVMRVLAESRLAEVEQIKRRFLEGKEGMEPVNREALLELVRKEAVTVLDVRPVEEYNAGHIPGALSIPIQDLKASLSKLPHDQDIVAYCRGPYCVLSIQAVEMLRAKGFQAIRLEEGIQDLKALGFLIETAERLTDERR, from the coding sequence ATGAAAAATCCGAATCGGGCTTTCAAGGATGCGATTTATGAGCAGTTTGCACGTATCGGCAAATCGGTTTCCAGTCCGAAACGGCTGGAACTTTTGGATCTACTATGCCAAAGCCCGCGCACCGTAGAGGCCTTGGCCAAAGAATCCGGCTTAACGGTTGCCAATGCCTCTCAACATCTACAGATTCTGCGCGCTGCTCGCCTCGTGGAGACCGAAAAAAAAGGCTTGTACGTTATCTACCGTCTTGCCGACCAGACGGTTTGTGAATTTTTCCGCGTTATGCGTGTACTTGCTGAGAGCCGGCTGGCGGAGGTGGAACAAATCAAGCGTCGCTTTCTGGAAGGAAAAGAAGGAATGGAGCCGGTAAACCGTGAGGCGCTTCTCGAGCTTGTCCGTAAGGAGGCAGTGACAGTCTTGGATGTACGTCCTGTAGAAGAATACAACGCCGGGCATATTCCCGGGGCCTTATCCATCCCCATTCAGGATTTAAAAGCAAGCCTGTCCAAGTTGCCGCACGATCAGGATATTGTAGCCTATTGCCGAGGGCCTTATTGCGTCCTCTCGATACAGGCTGTTGAGATGCTGCGCGCCAAAGGCTTTCAAGCCATACGACTCGAGGAGGGAATCCAGGATTTGAAAGCCCTTGGATTTCTAATTGAAACGGCCGAAAGATTGACCGATGAAAGACGTTAA
- a CDS encoding MauE/DoxX family redox-associated membrane protein, with amino-acid sequence MNNFTLSIINNSWIELAARWILGLTFIYASIHKIISPAEFAKIVYGYDLFPHAFINLIAIIIPFLELVAGLALIGGIYPRSAAFVIVGLLLAFMTVLTINLIRGHEFDCGCFAVSQNENSGSARVTLVRDIIYFILGLQIVLFDGHRRTSFGRLSSQK; translated from the coding sequence TTGAATAATTTTACGCTATCCATCATCAATAATAGCTGGATCGAACTGGCGGCCCGCTGGATTTTGGGATTGACCTTTATCTATGCCAGTATTCACAAGATCATCTCGCCGGCGGAGTTTGCCAAAATTGTATATGGTTATGACCTTTTTCCACATGCGTTCATTAATCTGATTGCCATCATCATACCGTTTCTGGAGTTGGTTGCTGGCTTGGCATTGATTGGCGGTATTTACCCGCGCTCGGCTGCCTTTGTCATTGTGGGTTTGCTGCTCGCCTTTATGACGGTTTTAACAATTAATTTGATTCGCGGTCATGAATTTGATTGCGGCTGTTTTGCAGTCAGCCAGAACGAAAATTCCGGTTCTGCCAGAGTAACCCTGGTCCGCGACATCATCTACTTTATCCTGGGTCTGCAAATTGTTCTATTTGATGGTCACCGTAGAACCAGCTTTGGCCGTCTGAGCTCTCAAAAATAA
- a CDS encoding rhodanese-like domain-containing protein, with the protein MIYGKTIKEIIILVGVSVLLALVVNHLSPRGIALVGQWDTATGVITAQAADQNKYRIAEIDQVTEAAKIFYTGDTLFVDARSAEDYEKGHIPEAISLPVGRFDQRIELFMNQFPPDQPIVTYCSGRTCEDSHQLAELLLEAGFTEVRVFIDGFPGWEAEGYPIE; encoded by the coding sequence ATGATTTACGGTAAAACAATAAAAGAGATTATCATTCTGGTGGGTGTTTCGGTGTTGTTGGCGCTGGTGGTCAATCATCTGTCGCCGAGGGGTATTGCCCTGGTGGGCCAATGGGACACCGCCACAGGGGTGATTACCGCCCAGGCCGCAGATCAAAATAAATATCGCATTGCGGAAATTGACCAGGTAACCGAGGCCGCCAAAATATTTTATACCGGTGATACGCTTTTTGTAGATGCCCGCTCGGCGGAAGACTATGAAAAAGGACATATCCCGGAAGCCATATCATTGCCAGTGGGACGATTTGATCAACGAATTGAATTGTTTATGAATCAGTTCCCGCCGGATCAACCCATCGTTACCTATTGTTCAGGCCGAACCTGCGAGGACAGCCATCAACTGGCCGAGTTACTTTTGGAGGCCGGGTTCACAGAGGTGCGCGTTTTTATCGACGGCTTTCCGGGTTGGGAAGCAGAGGGCTACCCGATTGAATAA
- a CDS encoding pirin family protein — protein MTYHVRKMARIIEPRPVLEGAGVRLIRSIATAELDHVDPFLLFDHFGSSNPDDYMKGFPMHPHRGIETVTYMIRGRVNHKDSIGNSGSITDGDVQWMTSGRGILHEEMPQQIEGEMKGFQLWVNLPANLKMTAPRYQNITSEQIPEVQQDNGVIIRVIAGEVNGVSGPVKEIYAEPIYQDVSVPPDNSYSQAVASDHAAIAYVFEGEGDFGKNGGGQESVVGHPRLIVFGDGDLVSVQSGNQGVRFLLIAGKPLNEPIVRYGPFVMNTQAEIQQTLNEIRNGTFIKTD, from the coding sequence ATGACATATCATGTGAGAAAAATGGCGCGTATCATCGAGCCTCGACCGGTGCTTGAAGGCGCCGGCGTGCGATTGATCAGAAGTATTGCCACCGCTGAGCTGGATCATGTCGATCCATTTTTGCTGTTTGATCATTTTGGATCCAGCAATCCTGATGATTACATGAAGGGATTTCCCATGCATCCGCATCGTGGGATTGAAACCGTGACGTACATGATACGAGGGCGTGTTAACCATAAAGACAGCATCGGCAATTCAGGCAGCATCACCGACGGCGATGTCCAGTGGATGACGTCTGGTCGGGGTATTTTGCATGAGGAAATGCCCCAACAGATTGAAGGTGAAATGAAAGGCTTTCAGCTATGGGTTAACCTTCCGGCAAATCTCAAAATGACCGCCCCGCGCTATCAGAATATTACCTCAGAGCAAATACCGGAAGTTCAGCAAGATAATGGCGTCATCATCCGGGTAATCGCCGGTGAAGTCAATGGTGTCAGCGGACCGGTAAAAGAAATCTATGCAGAACCGATCTATCAAGATGTATCCGTACCCCCGGACAACTCATATTCACAGGCAGTTGCCAGCGACCACGCCGCCATTGCTTATGTATTCGAAGGTGAAGGCGATTTTGGTAAAAATGGTGGTGGCCAGGAATCGGTAGTTGGGCACCCACGTCTGATTGTCTTTGGAGATGGGGATCTGGTATCGGTGCAGTCAGGAAATCAAGGCGTAAGGTTCCTGCTGATTGCCGGCAAACCTTTAAACGAACCCATCGTGCGCTATGGGCCGTTTGTGATGAATACTCAGGCAGAGATTCAACAAACATTAAATGAAATTAGGAACGGCACATTTATAAAGACAGATTAG
- the wrbA gene encoding NAD(P)H:quinone oxidoreductase, whose product MKVLIVFYSTYGHVYQMAEAVAEGVKKVAGAEVDIRRVPETLTPEVLEKMGAVEAQKTFSHIPECTVDELAQADAVIFGTPTRFGNMCGQMRQFLDATGQLWANGSLVGKVGSVFTCSATQHGGQESTILSFHITLLHHGFVVVGLPYAFQGQMRVDEITGGSPYGAATIAGGDGSRMPTENELEGARFQGKHVAEIASKLSV is encoded by the coding sequence ATGAAAGTACTGATTGTTTTTTATTCCACATACGGACACGTTTATCAAATGGCAGAGGCGGTTGCTGAAGGCGTCAAAAAAGTGGCCGGCGCTGAAGTCGATATTCGGCGGGTACCGGAGACCTTGACGCCGGAAGTTCTCGAGAAAATGGGCGCGGTCGAGGCCCAAAAAACGTTTTCTCACATACCCGAATGCACGGTAGACGAGCTGGCCCAGGCCGATGCCGTTATCTTCGGCACACCGACCCGATTTGGCAATATGTGCGGACAGATGCGTCAATTTTTGGATGCTACCGGACAACTGTGGGCCAACGGTTCTCTGGTCGGCAAAGTCGGCAGCGTCTTTACCTGCAGCGCCACCCAGCATGGCGGTCAGGAGTCGACCATTCTGAGTTTTCATATCACCCTGCTGCATCACGGTTTCGTAGTGGTCGGCTTGCCCTATGCCTTTCAGGGCCAGATGCGCGTCGATGAGATTACCGGCGGTTCCCCCTATGGTGCCGCAACCATTGCCGGGGGAGATGGTTCGCGCATGCCTACCGAAAATGAGTTAGAGGGTGCACGCTTCCAGGGCAAACATGTGGCTGAAATCGCGTCAAAATTGAGCGTTTAG
- a CDS encoding MarR family transcriptional regulator: MAAKYNGHKNERRALNTYVKLMRAAESVTQRTHQHLSSKGLTLSQFAVLEALYHLGPLSQKQIGQKILRSSGNITMVADNLEKSGLVKRNRSEVDRRYFIIHLTNQGHKLISSIFPRHAAVIAAEMSVLSEKEQNTLSRLCKKIGLGNKAHRTSKRSEP, translated from the coding sequence ATGGCAGCAAAATACAACGGACATAAAAATGAGCGCCGGGCGCTGAACACTTACGTCAAACTTATGCGGGCGGCCGAATCGGTGACCCAGCGCACCCACCAGCATCTATCGTCAAAAGGACTGACGTTAAGTCAGTTTGCCGTGCTGGAGGCGCTGTACCACCTGGGCCCCCTATCCCAGAAACAAATCGGACAAAAAATTCTTAGGAGCAGCGGCAACATTACCATGGTGGCCGACAATCTTGAAAAAAGTGGACTCGTCAAACGTAACCGCTCTGAAGTTGACAGGCGCTATTTCATTATCCATCTTACGAATCAGGGACATAAACTTATCAGCAGCATTTTCCCACGGCATGCCGCTGTGATTGCAGCAGAAATGAGCGTTTTGAGTGAAAAAGAACAGAATACGCTTAGCAGGTTGTGTAAAAAGATAGGACTTGGCAATAAAGCACACAGAACGAGCAAAAGGAGTGAACCATGA
- the dmeF gene encoding CDF family Co(II)/Ni(II) efflux transporter DmeF produces the protein MHIHTLQKWQHHHRYNIDDDRGERNTRRVIMLTLSMMVIEIAAGYMFGSMALLADGWHMGTHAVALSITAFAYYFARKNSDNPNYSFGTGKVGVLGGFSSAVVLAVIALLIGVESVQRLVSPQPIRFNEAILVAFVGLVVNVISAFLLQEKHHHHHGHSDHDHSHQQKFRDHNLRAAYFHVLADALTSLLAIIALFTGKAFGWVWMDPIMGIVGAIIISRWSYRLLVDSGKVLLDRDVNPEAVAEIRSLIESDADNRVSDLHVWRVGTHHLAAIVSIVTHFPKSPDHYKNLLKDYDEIVHVTVEVNPAESDPCLAGQEQPS, from the coding sequence ATGCATATCCATACACTGCAAAAATGGCAGCACCACCACCGCTATAACATTGATGATGACCGCGGCGAGCGCAATACCCGCCGGGTAATTATGCTGACCCTGTCGATGATGGTCATCGAAATCGCGGCAGGCTATATGTTTGGCTCTATGGCACTGCTGGCGGATGGCTGGCACATGGGAACCCATGCGGTGGCGCTGAGCATTACCGCCTTTGCGTACTATTTTGCGCGTAAAAATTCAGATAATCCCAATTACAGTTTTGGCACCGGTAAAGTCGGCGTCTTGGGCGGTTTTTCCAGCGCGGTGGTGTTGGCTGTGATAGCCCTGCTCATCGGCGTTGAATCTGTTCAGCGGCTGGTTTCTCCCCAGCCCATCCGCTTCAATGAGGCCATTTTAGTGGCATTTGTCGGTCTGGTGGTCAATGTCATCAGCGCCTTTTTATTGCAGGAAAAACATCATCATCACCATGGCCATTCTGACCATGATCATAGCCACCAACAAAAATTTCGCGATCACAACCTCAGGGCTGCCTACTTTCACGTGCTCGCCGACGCCCTCACCTCGCTGCTGGCCATCATTGCACTGTTTACCGGCAAGGCATTCGGCTGGGTCTGGATGGATCCTATTATGGGCATTGTGGGCGCAATCATCATCAGCCGCTGGTCTTACAGATTGCTGGTAGACAGCGGCAAGGTGCTGCTCGATCGCGATGTCAACCCGGAAGCCGTAGCGGAAATTCGATCCCTGATAGAGTCGGATGCGGATAATCGCGTGTCGGATCTGCATGTGTGGCGCGTGGGCACCCATCATCTGGCAGCGATTGTGTCCATCGTTACCCATTTTCCCAAGTCACCGGATCACTACAAAAACTTGTTGAAAGACTACGACGAAATTGTGCATGTCACCGTAGAGGTGAATCCAGCCGAAAGCGATCCGTGCCTTGCTGGACAGGAGCAACCCTCTTAG
- a CDS encoding flagellar motor protein MotB, whose protein sequence is MAEDIQINNQEEEGAPAWVVTFGDLMSLLLCFFVLMLSFSEMDRKKYRVISGSMKEAFGIQRKIPVFESPKGQKMISREFDQAIALARIEEEIVDPLRMELKGKFKDLEDKVKIVMTEKLVKILLMGETTFDTGKADIRPEYKPLLKKIGSLIEKTEGDIIVAGHTDNVPLKGGRFYSNLGLSGARAGSVAEFLLTNSSIKSERVSTMGFGEFRPLAPNGTSEGRQKNRRVEIILSI, encoded by the coding sequence ATGGCAGAGGACATCCAGATAAATAATCAGGAAGAAGAGGGGGCACCGGCCTGGGTCGTCACCTTTGGCGATCTGATGAGCCTGCTGCTGTGTTTTTTCGTCCTGATGCTGTCTTTTTCGGAGATGGATCGTAAAAAGTATCGCGTTATCTCCGGTTCTATGAAAGAGGCCTTTGGTATTCAGCGTAAGATTCCGGTCTTTGAATCGCCCAAAGGGCAGAAAATGATATCCCGCGAGTTTGATCAGGCCATTGCACTGGCTCGCATCGAAGAAGAAATCGTTGATCCTTTAAGAATGGAGCTCAAGGGCAAATTCAAGGACCTGGAAGATAAGGTCAAAATAGTTATGACCGAAAAACTAGTCAAAATCCTTTTGATGGGAGAAACCACGTTTGATACCGGCAAAGCTGACATTCGCCCCGAGTACAAGCCCCTGCTGAAAAAAATTGGATCGCTGATTGAAAAAACAGAAGGTGATATCATCGTGGCCGGTCATACCGACAACGTGCCGCTGAAAGGCGGGCGCTTCTACTCCAACCTCGGGCTTTCGGGCGCAAGAGCCGGTTCGGTGGCGGAGTTTTTGCTCACCAACAGTTCGATTAAATCTGAACGGGTGTCTACCATGGGCTTTGGTGAATTTCGTCCCCTGGCACCCAACGGCACCTCCGAGGGCCGACAAAAAAATCGGCGCGTTGAAATTATCCTCAGCATATAA
- a CDS encoding MotA/TolQ/ExbB proton channel family protein — protein sequence MDIATIIGLIGGTILVLISILMGGQAVIFLNIPGILIVVGGTLATCFIKFSMKEVINSVRVVMKAFRAKIQSPEEIMEKMVSLARIAKESGLIALENEKPDDEFTAKAFQFLADGFNEERVEELLKQDLRSTISRHTTGQKVFKGMGASAPAFGMIGTLIGLVQMLANMSNPNNIGPAMAIALLTTLYGALLSNLVFLPLADKLALRTQQEQETKSLIIDGALGICRGLSGMVLEETLKVHLSPKERLKVVPSKAKKAQAS from the coding sequence ATGGATATCGCTACCATCATTGGCCTGATAGGCGGCACAATATTAGTTCTCATATCCATCCTTATGGGTGGTCAGGCCGTTATCTTTCTGAATATACCCGGAATACTGATAGTTGTGGGTGGCACGCTGGCCACCTGTTTCATCAAATTTTCGATGAAAGAGGTCATCAACTCTGTAAGGGTCGTAATGAAGGCTTTCAGGGCTAAAATTCAGTCACCCGAAGAAATCATGGAAAAAATGGTATCGCTTGCCAGAATCGCCAAGGAAAGTGGACTGATTGCCCTGGAAAATGAAAAACCCGATGATGAATTTACCGCCAAGGCTTTTCAGTTTTTAGCAGACGGCTTTAACGAAGAGCGGGTTGAAGAGCTTCTAAAACAGGATTTAAGATCGACCATATCACGCCACACAACCGGCCAAAAAGTGTTTAAAGGTATGGGGGCATCGGCACCGGCCTTTGGGATGATTGGAACCTTGATCGGATTGGTGCAGATGCTGGCCAACATGTCCAACCCCAATAACATCGGACCGGCCATGGCAATCGCCCTGCTCACCACTTTGTATGGTGCCTTGCTTTCCAATCTCGTCTTTCTGCCCCTGGCAGATAAATTGGCCCTTCGAACCCAACAGGAGCAGGAGACGAAAAGCCTTATCATTGATGGCGCGCTGGGTATCTGTCGCGGTTTATCCGGGATGGTGCTCGAGGAAACGCTAAAGGTTCATCTTTCGCCAAAAGAGCGCTTGAAGGTAGTGCCGTCTAAAGCCAAAAAAGCTCAGGCATCTTAA
- a CDS encoding SCP2 sterol-binding domain-containing protein, producing MNLEDHPTVKRYREKIDTIPASQAPDIVDAEWLKQKVLDAGADDVGLVDINRPELSDYRADTLDLFPWAKTLVSFVSRLNPKNIRCLSQAVRDLEFIITQKEADGIARKLTRALSQQGIGASNFACGFPMDLDKWPGKMWPVAHKPIAVAAGMGHLGHNRNLLHPRFGNFVLLNTVLIDREATAYDKPLDFNPCIECKLCAAVCPVGAIGNDGNFQFSNCFTHNYRDRLGGFSDWVENIVSSKKVREYRKKVADAETVSMWQSLSYGICNKSSYCLAVCPAGEERIGAYVTDRKTYVQEVVKPLQNKEESVYVIPGSDSEAHVARRYPHKTIRRVGNGLRPKSAQNFLDSLPVVFQRDQAEGMDVTYHFTFTGEENLKATVVIKNKSLEIKQGHVDTPDLHIQADTRTWLDFLAKEKNLPVALVSRKLRIKGPPKLMMAFAKCFPS from the coding sequence ATGAATCTTGAAGACCATCCAACCGTTAAACGATACCGAGAAAAAATTGACACGATCCCTGCGTCCCAAGCACCGGATATCGTCGATGCAGAATGGTTAAAACAGAAGGTGCTGGATGCCGGTGCTGATGATGTCGGGCTCGTTGACATCAATCGTCCCGAACTCAGCGATTATCGGGCCGATACCCTGGACCTATTTCCATGGGCCAAAACGCTGGTAAGCTTCGTTTCGCGACTAAATCCGAAAAATATTCGTTGCCTATCCCAGGCTGTGCGGGATCTTGAATTTATAATCACACAGAAAGAAGCTGATGGAATCGCACGGAAGCTGACTCGGGCTCTATCTCAACAAGGCATTGGCGCATCAAATTTTGCCTGTGGATTTCCAATGGACTTGGATAAATGGCCTGGCAAGATGTGGCCGGTTGCACATAAGCCGATTGCAGTGGCAGCAGGTATGGGGCATTTGGGACACAACCGCAATTTATTGCACCCTCGGTTCGGAAATTTTGTTTTGTTAAACACCGTTTTAATTGATCGCGAGGCCACAGCCTATGACAAACCTTTAGACTTCAATCCGTGTATAGAATGCAAACTATGTGCGGCCGTTTGTCCAGTTGGCGCTATTGGAAATGATGGTAATTTCCAATTTTCAAACTGCTTCACCCATAATTATCGTGACCGCTTGGGCGGTTTTTCAGACTGGGTCGAAAACATCGTGTCCAGTAAAAAGGTTCGCGAATATCGCAAGAAGGTGGCTGATGCGGAAACTGTTTCTATGTGGCAAAGTCTGAGTTACGGAATCTGTAACAAGTCATCCTATTGCCTGGCGGTATGCCCAGCCGGCGAGGAGCGCATTGGGGCTTATGTGACAGATCGCAAAACTTACGTGCAGGAGGTTGTGAAACCGCTGCAAAACAAAGAAGAGTCTGTTTACGTTATCCCTGGATCTGATTCGGAAGCGCATGTTGCGCGACGGTATCCGCATAAAACGATCAGACGTGTCGGCAATGGTCTCCGGCCAAAATCCGCTCAAAACTTTCTTGATAGTTTGCCGGTTGTATTCCAAAGGGATCAAGCCGAAGGGATGGATGTGACCTATCATTTTACATTTACGGGAGAAGAAAACTTAAAGGCTACAGTCGTCATTAAAAATAAATCTCTTGAAATTAAGCAAGGGCATGTTGATACACCGGATCTTCACATTCAAGCAGATACGCGCACCTGGCTGGACTTTCTGGCCAAAGAAAAGAATCTGCCAGTGGCGTTAGTCAGTCGCAAGCTTCGAATCAAAGGCCCACCCAAGCTGATGATGGCGTTCGCAAAGTGCTTTCCTTCATAA
- a CDS encoding ABC transporter substrate-binding protein, with amino-acid sequence MMKVFLYTVFSLLLLNQTVLGHEKSAAEEFIKSNLDAVFTILQKEDLSQQAKESEVIEIVSPMFDFELMAKLSLGKKYWPGLSVSQKERFTEQFIKRLRQSYLNKLTAYTNEKIIYESPVAVKKKVHVPTLLISKGKKISMLYKLYSSNNTWKIYDVEIQGVSIIRSYRSQFNEILQNGTFDDLLQKMQKSVNN; translated from the coding sequence ATGATGAAAGTATTTCTTTATACTGTATTTAGTTTGCTGCTTTTAAACCAGACGGTTCTGGGACATGAAAAAAGTGCTGCTGAAGAATTTATAAAGAGCAACCTTGATGCCGTATTTACGATTTTGCAAAAAGAAGATCTATCGCAGCAGGCAAAAGAAAGTGAAGTCATTGAAATCGTTTCCCCCATGTTCGATTTTGAACTTATGGCCAAACTCTCTTTGGGGAAAAAGTACTGGCCGGGTCTATCCGTTAGCCAAAAGGAGAGATTTACCGAACAATTTATTAAACGCCTGCGGCAATCTTATCTGAATAAATTGACGGCCTACACCAATGAAAAGATCATTTACGAGTCACCGGTAGCGGTCAAGAAAAAAGTTCATGTGCCCACCCTTCTAATTTCAAAAGGCAAGAAAATTTCCATGCTGTACAAGCTTTATTCATCCAACAATACCTGGAAGATTTATGATGTTGAGATTCAGGGCGTCAGCATTATCCGCAGTTACCGGTCTCAATTCAATGAGATTTTGCAGAATGGCACTTTTGACGACCTTCTGCAGAAAATGCAAAAATCGGTCAACAACTAA